The genomic DNA CTATGTCATACTGgccagagatggaagaggaagtgaGACATCCCACAAATGTTCTGTTTCAATGGACGTCAATGAATtaagtagaccagacccagctgcgaTTGAATTGGTGTCCATGGTAGAGCCATTCCCTTAAGTAAACTGtaactgaattttttttttttcaatgatgAATGGCCTGCGTGAACTATCTTCAgttatccaccatctttgataCTGGCATAGAGAATGCACTGAATAAAAGAGGGGAAACAAGTGCAACCAAATATCAATTATggcttttatttttttgttacagGTCAGAGGTTAATCAATGTCTAGCAAAGCTTACATCATACTGTATTTCGCCCTGCAGACCGTAGGGTACAAAAGTGTTATATTCATTAAAGACAATCAGTAGCACAGCACAATAAAGTATTTGTTCTGACAGCATAAACACTGACAATCTTGAATCAGCCTTAGTTGACAGCCTTGGCTGGTAGGATGGCTTCCTTGAGCAGTAGCCAGTCAGTGAACCTGGTTGGCATGTAGGACATGGGGATCCAGAAGAGCTTGGCGTCCCACCCTGGTGAGTAACGGGTGCGAGGACGGACTGCAGAGATAGCATGCTCCATACAGCTCACCACCTTCATCAGGTCAGTGTCAGACATCTTGGCAAGCTTCTCCCTCATCATCACGTCCACTAGAAGGGACAGGGAAGGTTAGGAACCATGTTACATGTTTGTCTTTAGCTATTCAAGATGGCCACTTTCACTAGAACATCAGGTGAATAATGCTTTCTGAATAGATCAAATCCTTTGAAAGACTGGGTGTCAGTGGGCAGacagaataaaaaaaaatggcCACATTTTGCATAggataaataaaacatttgtgtaAATGAATACATTCCAGAATGTAAGAAAATAAAACTCCTATTTACCCTTGTCCAAATAATCAGGTCCATAATCATCTCTGACTTCTTGTGGCATCTTCTCCCACAGCTGCTTGATGCTTTTCCCCAGGACTATCGAGTCAGTCACGGTGGTCTTGAAAAAGCCTGGCTCAATGCAGAGGACTTTGACTCCGAAAGGTACCATGTTTCTCCTGAAAAACAAGGTAACAACTTCTGTTACAGGTTTTTATAGTTTCATCAAGTCAAACAGTCAAAGTTGTATTGCTTATGGTTCACCATTGCTAGATTACTGAatatatgtaaaacatttttttttaaacactgatAAAAAAATCTGGCATGGATATTTTTTTATGTTCTTGTTTCACCTGAGACTGTCATTGAAGGCCTCCACTCCATACTTAGACACAGTGTAAGGTCCTCCGACTGGACTGATCCTGCCGAACACACTGGCTACGTTGACCACGCGACCCCTGGCCTTCTTGATGAGGGGTAGCACACTCAGGGTGACTGCGATGACCCCGTTCAGGTTCACGTCCAACATGGACTTGTAGTCATCAATGGTCAGCCAATCACAGGGGGCCGAGGGGATGGCCACACCTGCGTTGTTCACCACAGCCCACAGGCCTAGAAGGTGACAGGTCATTAGGTAGCTCTATGAACAGCCATTATATTCACAGGTGTTTGGTAAGAAGAGGAGAGACATAAGGACAAAGATTCCGGCACTAACATGAATGTCAACTGAACTGGTAATATTGCATAATTTGACTGGTATAACTTGAAACAAATGATGATGATAGGACTGTTTGCTTTTCAATATAAACACTGACACTCACCCCTAGCCCCAACTTTGTCTTTAATCAAAGCGGCTGCTTTGTCGACACTCTCGTTCTTTTTGACATCCAGGTGGAGGGTGGTGAATCTGCCTGAACAGGCCTTCCTCAGatcttcctctcccttctctgtgaAGCAGGATGCGATCACACAGAAACCCAGCTCGTCCAGATGTCTGGCCAGTAGGTTGCCGAAACCAGAGTCACACCCCGTGATGTAGACATATTTGTCTCCTTTGTCTGGGACTCTGGGGATCTCCCGGAACCAGCGGTACAGGTAGTAAAACACCACCAGTCCAAGGAGGTACAGAAACATGTCTGGGacaggatgagacagacagcctttTAATAAGTCATCGCttgtttatcaacattttaagctaaaggttctgatctgttgtgtcagccacattgcataaaacagttttttttagatgctagttgtattaatttgggatctatcgcatcccacaactgtcccagactatgttttgaatatttatttctcgcacagaattgAATAGTCGACTTTTGttctatgggggatagtagacataggctagtgattttgctgttcgtttggtctactcatcttgttggctgacgaaaagtaaatgtggacagttcttccaatatcttcaatatgcacctcggaattggataaggatgcacacagttgcgtccccgatgGGTCTGTCttaacttgtagcctgtgagaatgACCCGATCAAGTGACGGAGAGCCTTGTAGATTGcacagcacactcagggagaagggcacaacgcagcactctGGGTCTCAAAAAGCATGGATTTTCTAAAGGTGCATTACAGTCACAAAGAGGATGCCGCtgtgaaattcgaggcattatcaagtgcttgtcataTTGGGAATGAGTTACTATTGGAGTGTGTACACCCTGCgtaaaaaacaaagcagagctcatgccttttaaGCGACTTTTTTCAAATCGTCATTAGAGTCTCATTATGCaaccttacaatgtattaaacatctaaacaaatagcccaacatttgtagaacaactaaagttacattaataactctaaattaaccatataggagtacctatttctttgttaactgctcaacatGCACTCTGTCAAATAATTtggaaaaaatatttatattttattcagctttgttcaattgtattcttcataaaataatgccacggaattataagtaaatattgtctgctaaatgaactagtatAGCCCACATCCAATTGGCATAGCCTCAGGACCTAACATACATGAAGGGACCCTTGCGTTATCTCCCATATGATCGATGAGGATTTCCATATGGCAAATGGAcagtcccttactagacgtccgcaGGGGTTATGTTAAAATAGGCCGACAGCCTCGGGTCGCCCTCCGGGGCCCGGTCTTCCGGGAAATCCAAAAATAAAGTTTCCAGGACACTCGGTTCCGCAATATAATtttgttttaataaaaaatagTATCTTGTACTGGAAAATTCTACTAGATGGCGACTGGCTGTATATTGCAAATGGATATttcatcaccaaatggacatggccGTTTCTCGTAAATGGAAAAGACTTCAAAGACGAAACTCGGTGAGCACAGTGGTGGCGTCGAGGCCACAACGCTCTTTGAGTTAATGCACATTTTGTGCGATTAAAGGTTGAAAACGGTAATACAGCACTAATTTGACCACTTCACGTCAAAGTACATAAACCTACTGTGTAAGGAAAAatagaaccagccatttatctatcgtagtTTATGAGAAATCGTACAACGTCCATTTCATGATGCTAAAACAAACATGGTGAGACACAGTGTGGggcttacagacacacagagcctgcaatagttaTCGGCATTCGAACCATCAAAGAACCGCTAGACCTAGAGCTCTGAAACTTTATAAACCTGTTCTAAAGCTTAAGCCAGTAGTGCACAGTGAGATATGtagctctagaaggttctcaggccgagaaacagccttgtccatttgcaatatctTCAAttcgaaaatgacgacatttagaaaagtcccagAATCACAAGACTTGGTGCATTGAAACCGCCTCGGCCCATAGAGATGGACCATACAAGTTTCTGGCCGATAGCTCTTTCAGGGACTACGTAGCAATGAGAAAGTGCATTTTCAGCACTAATTAAGGTCGCTGCTCGGGTTCTGAATGACCTATAGATCCGAAACTCAGGATTcaggtcgcctcagctaggcctacacataatgtcagaactggacccacAGCTCAAATGTAACtatgttttttatgtttttttttatggctTTAACAGAAGGAGCAACGAATTGTGGGCcggctctgaaatatgtgatagttggcttccaAAAGATTTGGACAAAGTGAGTTTGGTGTCAGTATGTATAAGTTTGttgtcagaatgatatcttatTGACTGATGGCTGACTTGATGGCAGTATAATATATTGGCATTGTACATTTTATATTGCAAATGGGCAGTGTACATTTCCAATGTATTTAATGAGGGATTtaccatcaccaaatggacaggctgaaatcaacaccaacaAGCGATGGAgtggaaccactatcactgctaggccatcccgagttcaacgAGCCAGACAATTGGGCATTTCAGCAGTATATTAGAGCATGTCcaatttgtgatggtaaatgcctATTGTAATACATTGCAAGTGGACAATGTACATTTGTACATTTCCAATGTTTTTAATGAGGGATTTACCATCACCAAATGGACGGGCTGAAATCAACAGTGTACATTTCCAATGTTTTTAATGAGGGATTTACCACGAGAGAATGGACTGTGTCCATTGCACATATGCTATAATGTCAGTGTGAACATGCTCTTCTGCAAGTTGACAGTGTCCATTGCCAATGTATATCCATAAGGACTTCCCATTACAAAATGGACATGCTGAATCAACACCAATGACAAATGCTGGCTTCCTATGACCAAACATGACAAATAGACCTTATAGGTTGATTCAGGGCTTaacatagtgatatatacatAATTTGGTCAGTATATAGGCCATCTCGACATTATATATGCCATTTGcacatggttcactgacttttgggttcGGAAGCCAACTTCCTATGattatatatggcaaatagaccaaactcaataaaataagacaaatgtacagttgatttcggaagtttacatacaccttaaactcatttaaatacatttaaactcgtttttttgacaattccagacatttaatctgagtaaaacttccctgtcttaggtcagttaggatcattactttattttaagaatgtgaaatgttcgaataatagtagagagaatgatttattacagcttttatttctttcatcacattcccagtgggtcagacgtttacatacactcagttagtatttggtagcattgcctttaaattgtttaacttgggtcaaacatttcgggtagccttccacaattttctcacaataagttgggtaaattttgtcccattcctcctgacagagatgatgtaactgagtcaagtttgtaggcctccttactcgcacatactttttcagttgtgcccacaaattttctataggattgaggtcagggttttgtgatgaccactccaataccttgactttgttgtccttaagccattttgccccaactttggaagtatgcttgggatcattgtccatttggaagacccatttgagaccaagctttaacttcctgactgatgtcttgagatgttgcaagcatcccccttttcctgccaggacaggaaaatggtctaatttacACACTTAAAGAGAAAATacctggtcaaccctactgcatctgatctggaggactcactaaacacaaatgctttgtttgtaaattatttctgagtgttggagtgtgcccctagctatccataaatttaaaaaacaagaaaatagtgCCATGTGGTTTGcttaatgtaaggaatttgaaattatttatatttttacttttgatacttagatatattttagcaattacatttacttttgatacttaagtatatttaagtatacttttactcaagtaggattttactggatgactttcacttttacttgggtcattttctattaaggtatatttACTTTGACTTATTActctattacatggatttattcggctttttaaaatgtaaggaagccaggagatgctaaatgtgtttatgtttatttaatggtcaattactgtgagaccaATAGTTATTTGCTTAACAATCACTGGCTGACGAAATGtcgtgaccaccacagccctagtcacATCTACCCAGCTCCACCCCCCCATTCCTCAGTATACCAAACAAAATGCCAGGGTCATCACGGGAAGTTACAGAAATACGCTCATTACACAATATGAGGTTCGACATAAATCATGTGGGATGATAGCACCTGCCTTTTACAGTTCATCACTAATATGCATCTTATAACAGTAGCTTATAGTAATAACATTATTGTAGCTATAAGATAATCAGGAAAATACTTTTAAGATCAACCACATTCAGGGAGAGTTCATTGAAGCGCATGGAATGACAGAGACAGGTTGAACAGAGCAAGGATCAACAGTTATTAATGCCGGTGTTGTGCCTAAGATCTCCCCCCTGCCCGAATCCCCCTTATTCATTGTTTcgacttgcttgctagttgagatttctgctcTTTCACTTCGTTGTCAGTTAAACCTACATTTCACTGATCTTAGTAGCAGAAAGCATTTTTTGTCAACAGTTTTCATTTAGGCTATTTGTTTGATAGTTGGCTTCAAGTGTATGTGGCGGTTCTGGCTTGTATGGCGCCCTGGTCGAACCCCTCCTTTAGCGCCCGCCCGCACCCGGAGACGCCCCGTGCGGTCTCCGGCAAGGTGCCGccctgaaatgtttattgcttgccaacattttactccctctatgtttaatataacacagATACATTAATTATTCATTTCGGTTGCCgtgaagtttgttctatagaaagtatttgactgATGTGTGctacagaaagtatttgactctagccacaaaattaaggaaaatAGAAATGGGGAGGGGTTCTGGCACAACACCGGTTTCAAAGTGCACTGTGGGCTATCTTGTGCAATTGCTATTTGTAATCAATTGCAAAACTTGCCAAAGGTCATTTAAACCACAACTAACAAATAATTAATACATTaataaaaattaataaaaatgtggTTCAAATAAACTGGAAGGAATATGTGCAACACTCCTACATTCCCATTTGATTATAATTTGAATCTCATGTTAAATGCAAGCTTTCGATGTTTCAAATAACACAAGATGGAAAGTTAGGGCGCATTACATAATTGAAAGCCCTGCACATTACATAATAATAAACATTTGTTCGATCAATTATGATAGATTGTGATTGATAGCCTATCCTCAACTTTTGCATGTTCAAGAAGATTACAGTCTGGTGGAATATTGAAGTCGTACCTGTTGGAGAGGTTCCTTACCAGCGCAACAAAGTAACAGTTTTCAGAAACTACGCAAGACCAAACTCTGCCCGAGGACGTCACATGTCTAGCACTGGCCAATCGGAGCCAAGTTATGTCGTCATTAGAGTTAACAAGGTCAACAATGATATGATTAGATATCGTTTGGTAGGAACTTCAAACTTCTTAACATACTCTTGACTCTTCACATactcatgtaaagtgttggtctcatgtttcctgagttgaaataaaagatccctacATTTTCTAtatgtacaaaaagcttatttatctcacATTTTGTGCATACATTTGTTTTCATCCcaattagtgagcatttctcgttTCCCAAGATAATCCATGCTCATGACAGGTGTGTCAtgtcaaaaagctgattaaacagcataatcattacacaggtgcaccttgtgctggggacaataaaaggtcattaaaatgtgcagttttgtcacacaacgcaagttttgagggagcgtgcaattggcgtgctgactgcaggactgtccaccagagctgttgccagataatttaatgttaatttctctaccataagctgcctccaacgtcattttagagaatttggcagtacgtccaaccggcctcacaactgcagaccatgtttaaccacgccagcccaggacctccacatccgacttcttcacctgcgagatcgtctgagaccagccacccggacagctgatgaattTGAGTTGTATTTCCGtctataataaagcccttttgtggggaaaaactcattctgattggctgggctttGCTCACAAGTGGgttggcctatgccctcccaggcccacacaTGGCTactcccctgcccagtcatgtgatatccatagattagggcctaatgaattaatttcaattgactgatttccttatatgaactgtaactcagtaaaatctcttgcatgttgcgtttatatttttgttcagtatagttcaacTCAATACTAACACAAGGTTATGCCTTGTATTACAATGATCACTAGATGGTGGCAAATACTTGTAGGCTATTGAAAATGGGCATTATCAATAATATAAATAGTTTCTGCTCATCCTAGGTTCTTAATATGAGgctgtttgctacagcaggaaaaggATCCCACAGCAACAAGAAATGTTCATTATTATGTGGATTCTAATTAATGTACATTTTTGTAGGgcttgatacatttttcgtatgGGAatatcaagtctgaaatttcaaagtgtaaattacaatcttcagaagcctttttaaacctccaatacactacaagttgtacatttcctgcattgcaggaaagttctcctgcaacagggtgatcaaattaagatcctacatctgtacattcaTTGACCACATCCAAATCTGTGCCAGTCAATTATCTATCACCTTATCTACCACTCTAAGTACATTTTTGTATTAGGTTTTTAATTGACAGATTATGCTACATTAATTGATGAACTACTATAGACGTAGGTCTGATCTAGGCAAGCTGTATTAGTAGTCAGTAAACATGACTATCTGCCAATCCATTTGAATAGCCATTGTTTACAATAGAGCAGGAACAATGCTTGCAGTGGCCTGTAATGGTCTGCAGTGGCAATTATCATAATGTTGCTATAATGGGCAACACTACTTACTTTGGGAGTTAATCATTACGTAACAAACTGTTCGCTTATTTGGGCATGTTTCACAAGCATGTTTCCAGAACCTTTCCCTCACCTGTCAGTAGCCTTCACAAGCACTGTGTCACAGGTCTATTCACCTGCTTCCCAATGGTGAGAGAAAACATACCATTTACAGTTGCAATTCACAAACAAAAAGGAAAATTGGTTTGAGTTAAAGTACTACTCCTTGAATAAGGTTGTGGTCTCAAATTGGAAGTGTTGTTGCTCGTTAGTAATGGCTTCCCAACCCCATGAACGCAAATAAAAGCAACAGTGTTAAGGTAAAACATCCCAGTTAGGAGAAAACCTGTTATGACAAGACTGCTAAAATGCAAATGAAACAGAAATGTATGACCATAATTTCAGACAGATCATATTGGCTTGTTTAGGACTGAAGAGGACAGCAGCCCTGAGGGTGATGACCTGGAAGTTGTTTGACTTAGCTTCAACTCTTGGAAAGTATTCTGTCTTCACACACGGTTTGTGTTTACATGCAGAAGGGTCGATAAACCGTAATATCTTTAGAAGTAATCAATGTGATATGATGAATGTGTAACACTGAGCCCAATCATCGATGGATGTCTTATATATTTTGCCATGGTCTTTGAtcacttaaaaaaaaatcctagaaCAAAAGTAGGCGTAACTCAGATTGTGATGGTGATTGTGGCTTAATATCATGACTTGTTATGTATTCTTGAAAATGATAATCTGACATTCTCATAACATCCATTTAGCCCTAATTTATGGTCGAAAGTATGAAAAACACACATCACCGTGTGTGCAATTGTAGTGTAAAACCCTGATATGCAAATGATTTGACCTGATTCCTTTTCATTGCAAGGAGAGCTATGTAGTTTGGATTGTTTTTTGTACCATGCTCTCTCCTACTCTTTGCATAGCTGGGTCATCGCCCCCTTGGGCAGTGCGAACCGACAGGACACTTACCTCTAAACACGATCGTATGACCCCAAGTTCCAGCCTGGACCTGGCTTGTTTGTTCAATAAGTACG from Oncorhynchus clarkii lewisi isolate Uvic-CL-2024 chromosome 7, UVic_Ocla_1.0, whole genome shotgun sequence includes the following:
- the LOC139412985 gene encoding retinol dehydrogenase 7-like, with the translated sequence MFLYLLGLVVFYYLYRWFREIPRVPDKGDKYVYITGCDSGFGNLLARHLDELGFCVIASCFTEKGEEDLRKACSGRFTTLHLDVKKNESVDKAAALIKDKVGARGLWAVVNNAGVAIPSAPCDWLTIDDYKSMLDVNLNGVIAVTLSVLPLIKKARGRVVNVASVFGRISPVGGPYTVSKYGVEAFNDSLRRNMVPFGVKVLCIEPGFFKTTVTDSIVLGKSIKQLWEKMPQEVRDDYGPDYLDKVDVMMREKLAKMSDTDLMKVVSCMEHAISAVRPRTRYSPGWDAKLFWIPMSYMPTRFTDWLLLKEAILPAKAVN